The following proteins are co-located in the Phragmites australis chromosome 10, lpPhrAust1.1, whole genome shotgun sequence genome:
- the LOC133931376 gene encoding subtilisin-like protease SBT2.6 codes for MFCGGAVRALVKMKGIGLACLLLIFVQQVVLGTHDVYIVTMEGDPVVSYRGGVEGFPVTAVDVDDEMEVTSEAVTSYSLHLRRHHDKLLDSLFVEGTYEKLYSYHHLINGFAVHMSSLQAEFLRKAPGVKHVERDMKIQKLTIHTPQFLGLPTGVWSTGGGFDRAGEGVVIGFVDSGIYPQHPSFSAHKTDPYEPVPHYKGKCEMDPVTRRSFCNGKIVGAQHFAKAAIASGAFNPDVDFASPLDGDGHGSHTAAIAAGNNGIPVRMHGHEFGKASGMAPRARIAVYKVLYRLFGGYVSDVVAAIDQAVQDGVDILNLSVGPNSPPTATRTTFMNPFDAALLSAVKAGVFVAQAAGNGGPFPKTLVSFSPWITTVAAGVDDRRYKNHLTLGNGKLLPGLGVSPATHGNKSFDLISAADALLGSSETKYSALDCQRPELLSKRKVQGKILLCGYSFNYISGTASIKKVSQTARSLGAAGFVVAVENSYPGTKFDPVPVSIPGILITDVSKTQDLIDYYNSSTIRDWAGRATVFKATASIADGLAPTLYNSAPQVALFSSRGPDVKDFSFQDADVLKPDILAPGNLIWAAWAPNGTDEANYAGEGFAMVSGTSMAAPHISGIAALIKQKNPKWSPSAIKSALMTTANTLDKGSHPLRAQQYSASEMMTLSRATPFDCGSGAVNPKAALDPGLVLDATHEDYITFLCSTPDVDHSEVSNITGSACSSSSKGQRPYDLNIPSITISQLRGTQTVKRTVTSVVDETETYTIMTRMPPEIALEVTPPAVTVLPGASREITAILTTRSVTGTYSFGEITMKGDRGHLVRIPVVAMGFK; via the exons ATGTTCTGCGGTGGTGCTGTTCGGGCATTGGTGAAGATGAAGGGGATTGGGCTTGCCTGCTTGCTTCTTATCTTTGTGCAACAAGTGGTCCTTGGAACACATGACGTGTACATTGTGACTATGGAAGGCGATCCAGTTGTGAGCTACAGAGGTGGCGTTGAAGGATTCCCTGTGACTGCGGTGGATGTGGACGATGAGATGGAAGTTACCAG TGAGGCTGTCACATCATACTCGCTCCACCTCCGAAGGCACCATGACAAGCTCCTGGACTCACTTTTTGTAGAAGGAACTTACGAGAAGCTTTATAGTTACCATCATCTTATCAATGGTTTTGCAGTCCACATGTCATCCTTGCAG GCTGAATTCTTGAGGAAAGCCCCAGGAGTTAAGCATGTCGAAAGAGATATGAAGATACAGAAATTGACTATACACACTCCGCAGTTTCTTGGATTGCCAACAGGGGTATGGTCCACAGGAGGTGGATTTGATAGAGCCGGTGAAGGCGTTGTGATCGGCTTTGTGGATTCTGGAATTTATCCCCAACACCCAAGCTTCTCTGCACACAAAACTGATCCTTATGAACCTGTTCCTCATTATAAAGGAAAATGCGAGATGGATCCAGTAACACGAAGAAGCTTCTGTAATGGGAAGATAGTTGGGGCCCAGCATTTTGCTAAAGCTGCAATTGCTTCTGGAGCATTTAATCCCGATGTCGACTTTGCATCTCCGTTAGATGGTGATGGTCATGGAAG TCATACAGCAGCAATTGCTGCTGGAAACAATGGAATTCCGGTGCGGATGCATGGCCATGAATTTGGCAAAGCAAGTGGCATGGCTCCACGTGCTAG GATAGCTGTGTACAAGGTTCTTTACAGACTTTTCGGTGGTTATGTATCTGATGTTGTGGCAGCCATTGATCAG GCTGTTCAGGATGGGGTTGACATTCTCAACCTTTCTGTTGGACCAAATAGCCCACCAACAGCTACGCGAACTACGTTTATGAATCCTTTTGATGCAGCGCTTCTTTCTGCTGTGAAAGCTGGGGTGTTTGTTGCCCAAGCTGCAGGAAATGGAGGACCATTTCCAAAAACACTGGTGTCTTTCAGCCCATGGATAACTACTGTTGCTGCTGGAGTTGATGACCGCAGATACAAAAATCATTTGACACTGGGAAATGGAAAACTTCTTCCCGGACTTGGTGTATCAC CGGCGACACATGGGAATAAGTCATTCGACCTGATTTCTGCAGCTGATGCTCTACTGGGTTCGTCTGAAACCAAGTACAGTGCTTTAGACTGTCAGAGGCCAGAACTCTTGAGTAAGAGGAAAGTTCAGGGCAAAATTCTTTTGTGTGGCTATTCTTTCAATTATATTTCTGGGACAGCTTCAATCAAGAAAGTGTCTCAGACTGCCAGGAGTCTTGGTGCAGCTGGATTTGTTGTTGCTGTGGAGAATAGTTACCCAGGAACAAAATTTGATCCTGTACCTGTCAGTATCCCTGGGATTCTCATTACAGATGTCAGCAAAACACAG GATCTTATAGACTACTACAACTCTTCCACAATAAGAGACTGGGCTGGAAGGGCTACAGTATTCAAAGCAACAGCAAGTATTGCAGATGGTTTGGCACCGACGCTATACAATTCAGCTCCCCAGGTTGCATTGTTCTCTTCTCGAGGGCCTGATGTAAAAGATTTTAGCTTTCAAGATGCTGATGTTCTTAAGCCAGATATACTCGCTCCTGGCAATCTTATATGGGCTGCATGGGCGCCTAATGGAACAGATGAAGCCAACTATGCTG GAGAAGGATTCGCAATGGTTTCTGGAACTAGCATGGCTGCACCACATATCTCTGGCATTGCGGCACTAATAAAACAGAAGAACCCCAAATGGAGCCCCTCAGCAATAAAGTCTGCCTTGATGACTACTGCCAATACACTGGACAAAGGGAGCCATCCTCTTAGAGCGCAGCAATACTCTGCATCAGAAATGATGACACTTTCACGGGCCACACCATTTGATTGTGGTAGTGGCGCGGTTAACCCTAAAGCTGCCCTTGATCCTGGCCTTGTTCTTGATGCAA CCCATGAAGACTACATCACATTTCTGTGCTCAACCCCGGATGTCGATCACAGTGAAGTGTCAAACATAACTGGTTCAGCTTGCAGCTCCAGCTCCAAGGGACAACGCCCTTATGATCTCAACATTCCCTCCATCACCATATCACAACTTAGAGGCACGCAGACAGTGAAGCGGACTGTCACAAGCGTGGTCGATGAGACCGAAAcctacaccatcatgacaagaATGCCACCAGAGATTGCACTGGAGGTGACGCCTCCGGCAGTCACGGTGCTCCCCGGAGCATCAAGAGAGATAACAGCGATCTTGACAACAAGGTCCGTGACAGGCACCTACAGTTTCGGCGAGATCACAATGAAAGGTGACCGAGGTCACCTCGTCAGAATCCCAGTGGTAGCTATGGGATTCAAATAG